From Pseudodesulfovibrio sp. JC047, a single genomic window includes:
- a CDS encoding zinc dependent phospholipase C family protein: MKYIFALIISGFVMLIPDQAFAWGPGVHLALGNSVLADVGCLPPLVAALLDRYRNAFLYGCLSADIFIGKGTKFRPGHSHNWVTGFKLLNSAKDAEVQAYAYGYLTHLAADVVAHNYFVPNALMDMNSGSKLSHVYVEAQADRRFRRELETALTLFRKPNRDSDDTLLSTMDKRRLPFVVKKQLIKGSLTVTGRKGWGNSLRLADRLVPGLRVMREFESMFSLSENLVFNFLSDPKASPAVSFDPIGSRHLRRVREIRLQRQAGALIPSVSFLPHDSLTCISVPSTHESTQLGVTVVG; this comes from the coding sequence GTGAAATATATTTTTGCCCTCATCATCAGTGGTTTCGTGATGCTGATTCCGGATCAGGCTTTTGCCTGGGGACCGGGTGTGCATCTCGCGTTGGGGAATTCTGTTTTGGCTGACGTGGGATGTCTTCCCCCATTGGTCGCAGCCTTGCTCGATCGATACAGAAACGCGTTTTTGTATGGATGCCTGTCCGCCGATATTTTCATTGGCAAGGGAACCAAGTTTCGCCCCGGCCATAGTCATAATTGGGTCACGGGTTTCAAGTTGCTCAATTCGGCCAAGGACGCTGAAGTTCAGGCCTATGCCTACGGGTATCTGACCCATCTGGCCGCTGATGTCGTGGCGCATAATTATTTTGTGCCGAACGCACTTATGGACATGAATTCCGGGTCCAAGTTGTCCCACGTGTATGTGGAAGCGCAGGCTGACCGGCGGTTCAGAAGGGAATTGGAAACCGCGTTGACCCTGTTTCGAAAACCCAATCGCGATTCGGACGATACCCTGCTTTCCACCATGGATAAACGGCGGTTACCGTTTGTGGTCAAGAAACAACTTATCAAAGGCAGTCTGACCGTGACAGGGCGCAAAGGCTGGGGGAATTCCCTGCGGCTGGCCGACCGTTTGGTGCCGGGATTGCGGGTTATGCGGGAATTCGAATCCATGTTCAGCCTGTCGGAAAATCTGGTGTTCAATTTTCTGAGTGATCCAAAAGCCTCTCCCGCCGTTTCCTTTGATCCTATCGGAAGCCGGCATTTGCGCCGGGTCCGGGAGATTCGTCTGCAACGGCAGGCCGGTGCCCTGATCCCGTCTGTTTCGTTCCTTCCTCATGACAGTTTGACGTGTATCAGCGTTCCCTCGACCCATGAGAGCACGCAGCTCGGAGTCACTGTCGTCGGCTGA
- a CDS encoding NmrA family NAD(P)-binding protein — MSKIFIPSGAGLLGTALIDSLDGRAEVVAGVHSQARADALANSGVEARVFDFKDVNSIARVMAGCDRVFLSIPMQEKLSRYGHLTVEAAKKAGIEYIVRSSGYGASSDAHWRLGREHGMVDQFVEDSKITYTVLRPNCFMQNFIGPYAEMVRAGVIALPQEAAAVSYIDVRDVTDCAARLLLDNTGFENSFYALTGPEGLTLSQVAEKITAAIGRTVEYAPASEEAFVQLLQEQDVPQWNNDMLVSLTRIIKLGMADNVTKAVEYVTGKPARTFDDFVAEHAAVWK; from the coding sequence TCTTGGAACAGCCCTGATTGATTCGCTTGACGGCAGGGCGGAAGTGGTTGCCGGCGTCCATTCCCAGGCCAGGGCTGACGCCTTGGCGAATTCGGGTGTCGAAGCCCGCGTGTTTGACTTCAAGGACGTGAATTCCATTGCCCGTGTCATGGCCGGATGTGATCGGGTCTTTTTGTCCATACCCATGCAGGAAAAATTGTCCCGGTACGGGCATTTGACCGTTGAAGCCGCGAAAAAGGCCGGTATTGAATATATCGTGCGTTCTTCAGGATATGGCGCCTCGTCTGATGCCCATTGGCGGCTTGGCCGGGAACACGGCATGGTCGATCAGTTCGTGGAGGATTCGAAGATCACGTACACCGTGCTTCGTCCCAATTGTTTCATGCAGAATTTTATCGGTCCGTATGCCGAGATGGTTCGGGCCGGTGTCATTGCCCTGCCTCAGGAGGCCGCTGCTGTCAGTTATATTGATGTCCGGGATGTCACGGACTGTGCGGCCCGGCTGTTGCTGGACAACACGGGATTTGAAAACAGTTTTTATGCCCTGACCGGTCCTGAAGGGCTGACGTTGTCTCAGGTGGCGGAAAAGATCACGGCGGCCATTGGGCGCACGGTCGAGTATGCCCCGGCATCCGAAGAAGCGTTTGTTCAGCTGTTGCAGGAGCAGGATGTTCCCCAGTGGAATAATGATATGTTGGTCAGTCTGACTCGGATTATCAAGCTTGGCATGGCCGACAATGTAACCAAAGCCGTGGAGTATGTGACCGGAAAACCGGCTCGGACATTTGACGACTTTGTGGCCGAACACGCCGCTGTCTGGAAATAG